A single window of Immundisolibacter sp. DNA harbors:
- a CDS encoding 2-keto-4-pentenoate hydratase yields ENELCLRLGKPLRGPGVDVAAARAAVSSCHPAMELVENRGDFTAQLAVAVADNVQQRAFVIGPEVPLPVDADLAAVTCEVSINGEQVAQASGAAVMGDPYASLAWLANKLAEYGRGLETGQYVMSGSFTRQFPLKPGDEAQTRFNGIGLVAVKAR; encoded by the coding sequence GAGAACGAGCTATGTCTGCGGCTGGGTAAGCCGCTGCGCGGCCCCGGGGTGGACGTGGCGGCGGCACGGGCCGCGGTCAGCAGTTGTCACCCGGCCATGGAGCTGGTCGAAAACCGCGGTGATTTCACCGCCCAGCTGGCGGTAGCGGTGGCCGACAACGTACAACAGCGCGCCTTCGTGATCGGACCGGAAGTGCCGCTGCCGGTCGATGCCGATCTTGCCGCCGTGACCTGTGAGGTCAGCATCAACGGTGAGCAGGTGGCGCAGGCAAGTGGCGCGGCGGTGATGGGTGACCCCTATGCTTCGCTGGCCTGGCTCGCCAATAAATTGGCGGAATACGGACGGGGCCTTGAAACCGGCCAGTACGTGATGAGCGGCTCGTTCACGCGGCAGTTTCCGCTCAAGCCCGGCGATGAGGCCCAGACGCGTTTTAATGGCATCGGCCTGGTAGCAGTCAAGGCGCGCTGA